The genomic DNA CAGGAGGTGGCCCCGAACTCAGCAAGGGAAGGGCGCGACTGATTGGTAAAAACAATGCCGATGATAAAGCCTGTCAGTGAGATAAGCGGCAGCGAGCGTACGCCCACTTCGTAGCACTGGGTGATGATCTCTTTTACCTCATAAGGCGGGAAAAAAACCTCTTTAAAAAATCGAATTACAAAAGTATAGATTCTGTATATTTCAAGAAAAACACGATCCAGCCTTCTTGTAGTTACATAGTTACGCATCTGGTATGGTCAGTTTTATAAGGGCACCTTATTTATGCACGCAAATGCCCTTTGAACCTGTAAAGTTATAGGTAAAGTTGGCATTTGAGATACTTTTTAATCAAATAGATGCTAACATTTGCATACGGCAGCAGCCTGCCACTAGATGCTGGCACCTGCTTTTTTAGCTTATCAGGATAAGGGACCCGCCTACCGGAAGGTAATAAAGGGGATTTGTTCGGGATTGATTCTGAGGAAGTAAGCAGCAACCTGCGCTACAGGGCCAGCCGGTTATTTACAGTGCATTTTTCTTGAAAATCCTGCTGATAAAGCACTTTTTAGTGGCGCTACATGGCTGTAACTTATTGCGCCAGTCGGTCCGGGTTATCGGTCAGGAAGCTCTTCCAGGACTTGCCGCCTTGCTTGGCATTGTTGCCTTTCTGATAGTGGTGGCACAGGGCTACCCCCAGGGCGTCGGTAGCATCGAGCAGTTTGGGCGCTTCTTTGATCTTGAGCTGCTGCATGAGCATGCTGGCTACCTGCTCTTTGGAGGCATTACCGTTGCCAGTAATGGATTGCTTGATCTTTTTAGGCGCATATTCCACATACGGAATATCGCGGGAGAGGGCAGCGGCAATGGCCACGCCCTGCGCCCGGCCGAGCTTTAGCATACTTTGCACGTTGGTGCCGTAAAAAGGCGACTCAATTGCCAGTTCATCGGGCAGGTATTCGTCGATGAGCTGGATCATGCGGTCAAAGATTTTCTTTAACTTAATGGCGTGGTTGCTGTAGCTTTTGAGGTGAATGACGCCATACTGTACTACCTGCACCTTGGAGCCGGTCACCTCGATTAGGCCATAGCCCATGATCTGGGTGCCGGGATCGATGCCAAGTATAAGTTTATGCGGGGGAAGGGCAGATGTAAAAACCATAAGCGGCAAATTTACATTTTTCGGGCTGCCTTAAAAAGTATATTTGTGCCGTGCTTCGAATTTTAAATTGCAAATGGCTATAAATGCCCTTGCTTTATACTTTATACTCGTCTCATACTTGGGATAGCAACATGAACCAAATTCCCGCTAAAACCCTGCAGCAGCTCAGCGCCCATCCTAATTTATGTCTGCTAAATGTGGCGCTACCCTGCCGAAGGTTTGTGCTGCGCCTGTGTGTTGCCCCAACCCGAACAGGCGTATGATGTGGCTCTTGCTTTTTTCCGTTGGCGCCTATAGCTGGTTGATTTTGCGGCGCTGGCATGCCTGGCAACGGATGGACAGCAGCTATGCACCGGAAAGTTTCCAGCCTGCTACTGCCATTACCGTGATCATACCGGTGCGCAACGAAGCCCAGCACATAGGCGCTTTGTTGCAGGACCTGGAGGCGCAGCAATATCCCCAGCACTTACTCGAAGTGCTGCTGGTAGATGATCATTCCGAGGATGCTACAACGGCAGTGGCAGCAGAATTTATACTTGCCACTACTATAGATGTTAAAATTATCCGGTTGGATAGTTATGTTAACCTGGTGGGCAAGAAAGCTGCTGTAAGGAAAGGGGTGGAGTTGGCAACGGGCGAGCTGCTGGTCTTTACCGATGGCGACTGCCGGATAGGGCCGGAATGGCTACGCCAGTTTGCTTTTCTCTACCAAACCCGGCAGCCATACTTTATCAGCGGTCCGGTCTGCTTTCAGCATACCAACACCTTGTTTGAGCGCATGCAGCTGGTAGAGTTTGCCAGCCTGATAGGGGTAGGAGGCGCTTCGCTGCAACTTCAAAAACCCAATATGTGTAATGGCGCCAACCTGGCTTATACCAAAACTATTTTTGAGGAAGTAGGCGGCTTTGCCGGAAATGAAGCCATTGCCAGCGGCGACGATGAGTTCCTGCTCCATAAGATAAGCAAGTGCTACCCTGATAAAGTTGCATTCCTGAAAAGCCAGAAAGCCATTGTTTATACTATGGCTCCTAAAAGCTTACCAGCCTTTATTTTGCAGCGCGTCCGGTGGGCCAGTAAATGGAAGTCTTATCAGAACAGGCAAGTGCAGGCTGTGGCCGTAGTGGTGTTTGCCGCAAACCTGTTCCTGTTTCTGGCCATTCCTGCAGCAGGGCTCGGGTTGCTGCACTGGCAAGCGTTTCTGCCGGCCTATGCTGTTAAATGTGCGATCGATTTCTTATTTTTAAACCGTATACTTTCCTTTTTGCGGAAGCAGCGCTACCTGGTATACATGCTGCCGTTGCAGTTCGTATATATTCCGTATGTAGTATGTATAGCGCTGGCAGGACTTTTTGGCCGCTATCACTGGAAAGGAAGAATGATCCGAAATTTATGAGCGAAAACGAATTTGATATCCTCGACGAACTATACTTTGTAACGTCGTATGCGGACCTGAAGAGGACGCTTTCTTTGTCCGACACTGAAATATGCGCCGCTCTGCACTCTCTCATCAGGCAAGGGTATGTCAAAATTCTGTACCCAGATCAGGACACAGAGCATCCTTTCGAAGAAGCGACCTTTGGCAAGCACTGCCAGGATTTCTTTTTCCTTGCTACCAAAGCTGGCCTGGTCGTGCATAATTCCATTTAGCATCCTCCAGTTGACATTTCGTTTTACAGAAGAGCCGCTTACAAGCTAGGTGGTATTTTTATTTTGATGTTAGCTTGAATTCAAAGCATTAATGTTCCTGTAAATCAACGTGGTAATATTAGTACAATAGTGCTGAGTGATTCAGGCGGAGCAGGGCATTTAAACAATATATAGCATATCTTGTTTATCGTATCATTCAGACGGAGGGTAGCTCTTTGAACAGATGCGGAACGGCGGTGAAACCTAGCTATGTACCGTATCAGAAACCTTTAATTTCCCACCAATCGGGCAAAGGTTTTTCATGTATTTCGTACCTGCACTGGCTTTTTTTAGTACTTTTACCCCGTATTTGATTGCGAAAGCAGGAGCGGAAACCTTTCGTCTGAAGACCGACAAATGCCTGCGACTCTAAAACCGATTTAGAATGCCCGACACTATTTTAACGAATATACAACAGGAGCTAAACCTCAAAAAGCTAGAGTTATCGGCGTTGCTTGAAATAACACGCGCCATTAACGATAACTTACCGGAGAGCGCCCTGTATAAAATTTACCGGTTCACACTTCTGGCTCAGCTGCAGATCAGCCGCCTGACGCTTTTTGTGCACGACGAGGAGTGGGAGTGCAAGGTATGTTATGGTACGGAGCAGGATTTTACCAAACAGGTAATTCCGGAGCAGATTCAGGCGCTGACTGAAATTACGCGCACCTCTAAAATGCTGGTCGATAAAAAGTGGCGTGCCTTCGAGATCATTATTCCCATCCTGCACAATGGCAAAGTGCTGGCTTTTGTAATGATCGGCAAGATTCAGCCCAACTACCACAACATGGATGCGCTCAACTTTGTGCAGACGGTGAGTAATATCATGCTGGTAGCCATTGAGAACCATAAGATGGCGCGCCAACGATTGGCCCAGGAATCGATTAGGCGCGAAATTGAAATTGCCCGCGAGGTGCAGTCGATGCTGTTCCCCAAGAGCCTGCCCAATAATAAAGACGTCTCCATTCATGCCAGTTATATCCCGCATTCCTCAATCGGCGGCGATTACTACGATTTTATTGAAATAGACCAGGACCAGTTCCTGTTCTGCGTGGCCGACGTGTCGGGCAAAGGGGTGCCGGCTTCCCTGCTGATGTCGAACTTCCAGGCGGGACTGCGGACTATTTTGCGGCAGACATCTGATCTGAACACGGTTGTTTCGGAGCTTAACCACCTGATCTACCGCAATGCGATCGCTGAAAAGTTTATCACTACTTTTCTGGCCCTCTACAACCGCCAGACGCGCGAACTCACCTATGTGAACGCGGGCCACAATGCCCCAATTCTGCTGCACGAGAGCGGTGCACATGAGCTGCTCAATGATGGCTGCACCATGCTGGGCGTGTTTGATGTGCTGCCCTTTATGCAGGTAACCAAACTGACCATTCCGCATAAATCTGTGCTGCTGTGCTACACCGATGGTCTGACCGAGGTGTTTGATGAAGATGAAGCCGAGTTTGGTGTTGAAAACACGATCAAGTTTCTGCAACGCAGTCGTTACCTGAGCTCGCGGATGCTGCACCTGCAGTTGCTCCGCGAAATAAACCTCTACAACGAAGAAGCCACGCTAAACGACGATATCACCCTGCTATCCTGCCGGTTTAAGTAAGTATAAATTTGAAGATGTGGGGTAGTCAAAATCAGGTACTTTGATACTTCTGCATAATCATCAGCACATTTTCAAATTGTCACATCTGCACATCTCCCAATTCTTTTGATCCGCCTTTACAAAACGCCCGCGCTGCTGAAAAAGCTGTTGCCTGCCTATACCTGGCAGCGGGAGGCACAGGCAAAAACCATCTACCTGACCTTTGATGACGGCCCTATTCCGGAAGTGACGCCATGGGTGGTGGAGCAGCTCGCAGGCTATGGGGCAAAAGCAACCTTCTTTTGCGTGGGAGATAACCTCCGGAAGCACCCGGAAGTGGCCCGACTTACCCTGGCGGAGGGTCATTTGCTAGCTAATCATACTTATCATCACCTCAAAGGCTGGCAAACGCCTTTACCGGAATACCTACAGAATGTAGCCCGCTGTCAAGCTACCCTGGATGCGTTACAGCCCGGGCAAAAGCCCGCGCTTTTCCGGCCGCCTTATGGGCGCATCACACCCCGCCAGGGAGCGGCGCTGGGGCAACAGTATGAGCTCATTATGTGGGACATCCTCACCAATGATTATGACCGCACGTTGGTCCCGGAAAAATGCCTTCAGAAAGCGCTGCAGCATACCCAAAGCGGCAGCATTGTCGTATTTCATGACAGCCTGAAGGCCCAACAGAATATGATGTATGCGCTTCCGCGTTTTCTGGATCATTTTTCAGGGCTCGGCTACTCTTTCAAAACCCTATGATCATTTCGGTAGCCTATTTTATACTTTACTTTCTGCTATTTTTGGCCTTGCTGGCACTGCTGCTTTTTAACCGGAAGCGCTATACTCTCTCCCTGGAAAATACCCCTTACATCAGCATTCTCATTGCTGCCCGGAACGAAGAACATACGATCATAAGATGCTTGCAGGCAATAGAACAGCTGCGATACCCGAAAGAAAAAATTGAAGTACTGATCGGCGACGATGCCTCTACCGACGCCACCCGAGCTGTAGTGGAAGCCTTTATCCGGGACAAACCCAACTATAGCTGCCTGCCCATTACACAAACCGTGGGTATTACACGTGGCAAAGCCAATGTGCTGGCGCAACTTGCCCGGAAAGCCACCTCGGAATTCTTTTTTTACACCGATGCCGACATTGCAGTGCCGGCTTATTGGGTACAGGCTATGCTGGAGCAACTGCAGGAGGGGGTATGCGTGGTAACAGGCATTACCACCACCACTACCGAACGGCTTTTTGACCGGATTCAGATGCTGGACTGGCTATATTCGTTGGGGCTGATGCAGGTCGTTTCGGATGTTGGTTATCCGGTATCCACGATGGGCAATAACATGCTGCTGCGAAGGGAAGCCTATGAGCAGGCGGGAGGATACGAAAACATCGCATTTCCCATTACCGAAGATGTCGCCATTTTTAATAAAGTGATGGAGCATGGCTGGAAGGCCCGCAACATTTACGACCGATCGGTGCTGGCCATCTCAACGCCTGCCGGCTCCTTTGCCCAATTCCTTAGCCAGCGCCGCCGCTGGATGCGCGCTTCCATGCACCTCCCGTTCTACATGGTCATCATTTTTTTACTTCATGGTGCGTATTACCCGGTGCTGCTGCCTTTCTTTATCTATACGTCGGTTAAAGTGGCGCTTGCAATATTTGCCAGCAAGTTGCTTTTGCAGAGTGTATTTGCCGCTATTTGTCTGCGCCGCCTTGGCCTGCGTGTGCCATGGTGGCTTTACATTTTGTTCGAGCTGTACCTGATCCTGTCCACTCTGATCCTGATCGTGCTTTTCTTCCTGCCTCTCAAAATATCCTGGAAAGGGCGGCAATATTAAAGTAGTTCTGAGTTCTGAATCCTGATTTATTGGTAGGGTTGTTATACTTGCTGCGTATTTTACAGGCCCGGTTTGCTGAAGTATAAATCAGGGGGGCGTCCTGTTCTTACCAAGGATGATAGTATCGACATTCAACTATACGCCGTTATATCCCAGCCAAGTATATCCATTTTGGTGAGCAAAGTATAAAGGCAGCTGTAGCAAAGAGGTGGACTTTGCGTGTTCAAGCTTTCTGGCTTTCGGGAAATAACTATTAATTTGCAGCCTGCTGCAGAGCAATCTTATTTAGTAGTATAAATTAAACTGGCTTATGGAGTTCATTGATTCGCATGCGCATATTTATTCCGAACAATTTAATGACGACAGGGAACAGGCCGTAGCACAAGCTTCTGCCGAAGGAGTAGGCAAAATTTACATGCCCAATATCGATCATACTTCTATTGATGCCATGCTGGCGGCGGAGGAGAAATTTCCCGGCCAGTGTATTCCGATGATGGGGTTGCACCCGACTTCTGTTAACCGGGATTTTGAGCGTGAGTTATACCTGGTGGAAGAGTGGCTAAATAAAAGGGAATTTGCCGCTATCGGCGAGTGTGGCATTGACCTGTACTGGGATAAAACATTGCTGCAGGAGCAGCAGGAAGCGCTGAAAGTGCAGGTTGCATTGGCCAAAAAGCACCAACTGCCCCTGGTGCTGCACACGCGCGATTCGTTTGAAGAAACATATGCAATCTTGGCCGAAGCACAGGACGGCAGTCTGCAGGGTATCTTCCATTGTTTTTCCGGCACCGTGGAGCAGGCTGAAAAAGTGAAGGAACTGGGTTTCCTAATGGGAATTGGGGGAGTGGCTACCTTCAAGAACGGAGGCCTTGATAAAATACTGCCGCATGTGCAGCTTTCGGACCTGGTGCTGGAGACCGACTGCCCTTACTTGGCGCCGGTGCCGCACCGGGGCAAACGCAACCAACCGGCTTACCTGCCGCTGGTAGGCAGGCGAGTGGCTGAACTGATGAACAAACCAGTGGGGGAAGTAGCCGCAGTGACCTCCCAAAACGCCCTCCGACTATTTAAGCTATAGGTATGCAGGTAGTTAAAGTAGACATCGACACGGCCACGCCGTTGCACCCCGAGGCCGCCATACTGATCATTTACACGGGCGGCACTGTCGGGATGGTATTTGACGAAGCTGAGCAGCATTTGGTGCCCTTCAACTTTACCCAGATCCTGGACCATGTACCCGAACTGCGGCAATTTCATTACCTGCTCACGGTACTCAGCATCGAACCCGCCATCGATTCCTCTAACATGGGGGTAGCAGACTGGCTGCTGCTGTCTCGGCTGATAGGAGAGAACTATGAAAGTTATGATGGCTTTGTGGTGCTGCATGGCACCGATACCATGGCCTACAGCGCTTCGGCTATGAGCTACCTGCTGGAGAACCTGCAGAAGCCTGTAATTTTTACCGGGGCGCAGGTGCCCATCGGCCGCATCCGGACCGATGCCCGTGAGAACCTGATCACCGCGGTGCAGATAGCCGCAACCAGGCAGGAGGGCACGAGCAGGGTGCCGGAAGTATGCATCTATTTCCGTAATCTGCTGCTGCGCGGCAACCGCTCCAAAAAAGTGGAGAGTAGCCATTTCGATGCCTTTAAATCCGATAATTACCCGCCCCTTGCTGAAACGGGGATAGAGATCGACTACAATGCCGAGCATGTCCTGCCATATCCTACCCGCCCTTTTCGGGCACACGGCCAGCTGGACGACCGGGTAGTGGTGCTGAAGTTATTTCCGGGCATCACGGCTGCGGTAGTGCAAAGTATCCTGCAAACACCTGAGCTGCGAGGTGTGGTACTGGAAACCTTCGGCTCAGGCAATGCGCCCACTGCTTCGTGGTTTCTGGCTTTGCTGCGGGAGGCGTTGGCTAAAGGTATTGTGATCCTGAATGTTTCTCAGTGCGATGAGGGACACGTGGACCAGGGGCGCTACGAAACGAGCAAGCATTTGCTGGACATGGGCGTAGTGGGTGGAGCTGATATCACCACGGAAGCGGCCGTTAGCAAATTAATGTATGTGCTGGGCCTGGAGCTAAGCCTGGTACAAACAACTGAGCTGCTGCGCCAAAACTTACGCGGCGAAATAACCATCTAGAAGTATTTAAAGTAAGAGGAAAGGTTTGCTTGCAAGTATGCGAGTTTATCACTTATCTTTGCACCACAAACAGAGAGTTGTCCGAGTGGTTGAAGGAGCACGCCTGGAAAGTGTGT from Pontibacter liquoris includes the following:
- the ruvC gene encoding crossover junction endodeoxyribonuclease RuvC is translated as MVFTSALPPHKLILGIDPGTQIMGYGLIEVTGSKVQVVQYGVIHLKSYSNHAIKLKKIFDRMIQLIDEYLPDELAIESPFYGTNVQSMLKLGRAQGVAIAAALSRDIPYVEYAPKKIKQSITGNGNASKEQVASMLMQQLKIKEAPKLLDATDALGVALCHHYQKGNNAKQGGKSWKSFLTDNPDRLAQ
- a CDS encoding glycosyltransferase — encoded protein: MMWLLLFSVGAYSWLILRRWHAWQRMDSSYAPESFQPATAITVIIPVRNEAQHIGALLQDLEAQQYPQHLLEVLLVDDHSEDATTAVAAEFILATTIDVKIIRLDSYVNLVGKKAAVRKGVELATGELLVFTDGDCRIGPEWLRQFAFLYQTRQPYFISGPVCFQHTNTLFERMQLVEFASLIGVGGASLQLQKPNMCNGANLAYTKTIFEEVGGFAGNEAIASGDDEFLLHKISKCYPDKVAFLKSQKAIVYTMAPKSLPAFILQRVRWASKWKSYQNRQVQAVAVVVFAANLFLFLAIPAAGLGLLHWQAFLPAYAVKCAIDFLFLNRILSFLRKQRYLVYMLPLQFVYIPYVVCIALAGLFGRYHWKGRMIRNL
- a CDS encoding PP2C family protein-serine/threonine phosphatase — protein: MPDTILTNIQQELNLKKLELSALLEITRAINDNLPESALYKIYRFTLLAQLQISRLTLFVHDEEWECKVCYGTEQDFTKQVIPEQIQALTEITRTSKMLVDKKWRAFEIIIPILHNGKVLAFVMIGKIQPNYHNMDALNFVQTVSNIMLVAIENHKMARQRLAQESIRREIEIAREVQSMLFPKSLPNNKDVSIHASYIPHSSIGGDYYDFIEIDQDQFLFCVADVSGKGVPASLLMSNFQAGLRTILRQTSDLNTVVSELNHLIYRNAIAEKFITTFLALYNRQTRELTYVNAGHNAPILLHESGAHELLNDGCTMLGVFDVLPFMQVTKLTIPHKSVLLCYTDGLTEVFDEDEAEFGVENTIKFLQRSRYLSSRMLHLQLLREINLYNEEATLNDDITLLSCRFK
- a CDS encoding polysaccharide deacetylase family protein, producing the protein MIRLYKTPALLKKLLPAYTWQREAQAKTIYLTFDDGPIPEVTPWVVEQLAGYGAKATFFCVGDNLRKHPEVARLTLAEGHLLANHTYHHLKGWQTPLPEYLQNVARCQATLDALQPGQKPALFRPPYGRITPRQGAALGQQYELIMWDILTNDYDRTLVPEKCLQKALQHTQSGSIVVFHDSLKAQQNMMYALPRFLDHFSGLGYSFKTL
- a CDS encoding glycosyltransferase is translated as MIISVAYFILYFLLFLALLALLLFNRKRYTLSLENTPYISILIAARNEEHTIIRCLQAIEQLRYPKEKIEVLIGDDASTDATRAVVEAFIRDKPNYSCLPITQTVGITRGKANVLAQLARKATSEFFFYTDADIAVPAYWVQAMLEQLQEGVCVVTGITTTTTERLFDRIQMLDWLYSLGLMQVVSDVGYPVSTMGNNMLLRREAYEQAGGYENIAFPITEDVAIFNKVMEHGWKARNIYDRSVLAISTPAGSFAQFLSQRRRWMRASMHLPFYMVIIFLLHGAYYPVLLPFFIYTSVKVALAIFASKLLLQSVFAAICLRRLGLRVPWWLYILFELYLILSTLILIVLFFLPLKISWKGRQY
- a CDS encoding TatD family hydrolase, whose amino-acid sequence is MEFIDSHAHIYSEQFNDDREQAVAQASAEGVGKIYMPNIDHTSIDAMLAAEEKFPGQCIPMMGLHPTSVNRDFERELYLVEEWLNKREFAAIGECGIDLYWDKTLLQEQQEALKVQVALAKKHQLPLVLHTRDSFEETYAILAEAQDGSLQGIFHCFSGTVEQAEKVKELGFLMGIGGVATFKNGGLDKILPHVQLSDLVLETDCPYLAPVPHRGKRNQPAYLPLVGRRVAELMNKPVGEVAAVTSQNALRLFKL
- a CDS encoding asparaginase, giving the protein MQVVKVDIDTATPLHPEAAILIIYTGGTVGMVFDEAEQHLVPFNFTQILDHVPELRQFHYLLTVLSIEPAIDSSNMGVADWLLLSRLIGENYESYDGFVVLHGTDTMAYSASAMSYLLENLQKPVIFTGAQVPIGRIRTDARENLITAVQIAATRQEGTSRVPEVCIYFRNLLLRGNRSKKVESSHFDAFKSDNYPPLAETGIEIDYNAEHVLPYPTRPFRAHGQLDDRVVVLKLFPGITAAVVQSILQTPELRGVVLETFGSGNAPTASWFLALLREALAKGIVILNVSQCDEGHVDQGRYETSKHLLDMGVVGGADITTEAAVSKLMYVLGLELSLVQTTELLRQNLRGEITI